In Streptomyces sp. NBC_01231, the sequence CGAACTTCCCCACCATGTCCTGCCCGGTTCGCTGCATGGTCTCACCGTCGAGCCGTCCCAAGTCCCGGGCAACGCGGTGGCCCTGGGCATGGCGGCCTTCACTCTGCAGCAGTTCCTCACCCGTCTCGGCCTGGCCAGCCCGGCCCGCACCCGGCCGCGAACGGAACCCGATCAGGGAAGCGATCCGTCAGGGCACGGGCGAGCGTAGGGCGTTGGGTGTTGGGCGCGCACCCAGTGGCTGCTGGAGTCGGCCCGGGAGGGTGCGCGGACCCCACTCGGCGTCACCTGGCGGGTGGCTGCTGGTCTCGCGGAGGGGGTGTCTCGTAGGCCTGGGGACCGACGACTTGCGGCGGCGCGTCCTGCGGCGCCGGAAGGGTGGGCCCCAGGCGGCCGAGCGGGCTCAGAGTCATCAGCACCGGGGACAGCATCATGCCCGCGGCCGCTGCCAGCAGGCTGGTGCGCAACCCCCACTCCTGCGCGAGGAATCCGCCGAGCAGGGAGCCGAGCGGAGTCAGCCCCATGCCGGCAAAGGTGATCGTCGCGGCCACGCGGCCCTGCATCCCGTCCGGAGTGAGAGTCTGCCGGACAGCCATGACCGTGACGTTCACCAGCTGACCGCCGGTCCCGAACACGAAGTTGACGGTGAGGAGCACGGGAATCGTCACCGCGGCGGAGCCACGCAGCGCGGGTACACAGAGCATCACGCCATCACCGAGTGCCGCCGCGCACACGAGAACGGGACCGTACCCGAACCGTTGTGGCAGGCCGGCGGCCAGCACGGAGCCCAGGAGTGCGCCGGGTCCCGTCGCCGCGAGCGCCAGCCCGACGACGGTGCCCGACAGGTGCAGTTCGCGCGGCAGGAAGAGTAGATACACGGTCATCGTGGCCGCGAAGGAGAACTGGAACGCCGCCGAGGCGAGGCACACGGCCCGCAGCGAGGTGTCACGGATGACGAACCGGAGGCCCTCATGGATCCGCCGCCAGACCCGAGGGGGACGTTCCGCGCGCTTCGGCAACGGTTCGATCCGACGGATCCGCCGGATCGACAGGAACGACAGCGCGAAGAACAGTGCGCTGGAGGCGGCGGCGATCGGCGCAGACAACAGGGACACCAACGCGCCGCCGAGGGCGGGACCGCCGATCTGGGCTGCGGACCGACTGCCTTCCAGCGCGCTGTTTCCCCGCACCAACTGATCGCGTTTCACCAGCCGTACGAGAGACGTCTGGTACGCCACGTCGAAGAACACGGACAGG encodes:
- a CDS encoding MFS transporter translates to MWRDDDFRRLWVGQTASQLGEHASLVILPLIAVLTLDADAGQLGVLRAVGQTPILLLSLFVGAWVDRWRARTVMVVTDIGRTLALGTTAVAGVLGWLGLPALFVVAVVVGALSVFFDVAYQTSLVRLVKRDQLVRGNSALEGSRSAAQIGGPALGGALVSLLSAPIAAASSALFFALSFLSIRRIRRIEPLPKRAERPPRVWRRIHEGLRFVIRDTSLRAVCLASAAFQFSFAATMTVYLLFLPRELHLSGTVVGLALAATGPGALLGSVLAAGLPQRFGYGPVLVCAAALGDGVMLCVPALRGSAAVTIPVLLTVNFVFGTGGQLVNVTVMAVRQTLTPDGMQGRVAATITFAGMGLTPLGSLLGGFLAQEWGLRTSLLAAAAGMMLSPVLMTLSPLGRLGPTLPAPQDAPPQVVGPQAYETPPPRDQQPPAR